TTTCAGTTCTTCTAAAGATTTACTTAGTAATTTTTGGTTAGCTTCAAATAATTCAGATTGGAAATCAGGACAGGTTATTTTAGAAAATTTCCTTCTCAATTTTTTGAAAATTTTTACGTTAGCTTCATTTTGTATTTTATAACCAAGTATTGAATTAGTCTTCTCTTTATTATTATCATAATCCGTATTATTATCATAACCCGTACGCGAATTGTTGTTCCTACCATAAGTTTCATTTAAAATTTTCTCAATTGGAATATTTAATAAAACCGCGATTTCAA
This region of Bacteroidota bacterium genomic DNA includes:
- a CDS encoding helix-turn-helix transcriptional regulator, with amino-acid sequence MKPQQINLGHLIKSYRSNLQLSQSELAQLLNISSQLLYKYENNLSLPSVNRFFEIAVLLNIPIEKILNETYGRNNNSRTGYDNNTDYDNNKEKTNSILGYKIQNEANVKIFKKLRRKFSKITCPDFQSELFEANQKLLSKSLEELKYINKILK